In Haemophilus parainfluenzae, the sequence TATCGCATTCATCAACGCGGGTTACTTATTCCAAAATCACCCAGATCGTCAAGCTGTAGCAGATAAGTTAGATGCAGAATTCAAACCAATGGCGGATAAACTTGCTGCAAGTAAGAAAGAAATTGATGACAAAATTGTGGCATCTCGTAAAAAAGTAGAAGCAAAAGTTGCAGCTTTACAAAAAGATGCACCTCGTTTACGTCAAGCTGAAATTCAAAAACGCCAAGAAGAAATCACTAAATTTGGTTCAGATGAAGAAGCTGCATTAAATAAATTAATGGAAGAGCAAGATAAAAAAGTGGCAGAGTTCCAAGAGTTAAACGAAAAACGTCAAACTGAAGAGCGTGGTAAATTGTTAGAAAGCATTCAAGTTGCAACGAATAACTTAGCAAAAACAAAAGGTTATACTTATGTTTTAGATGCTAACTCTGTCGTATTTGCAGTAGATGGTAAAGATATTACTGAAGAAGTATTAAAATCTATTCCAGCAACTGAAAAAGCCGCTCCAGCAAAAACTGAAGAGAAAAAATAATAGGTTCTCATAATGCAAAAATCCTATTCTTTACAGGAATTAGCAGCAAAAGTCGGCGGTACCCTTCGTGGTAACGCCGACGTTGTCGTTAATAATATTGCCGCATTGTCAAAAGCAGAACCTAACCAGCTTACTTTCATTTCTAATGCAAAATTCCGTCCTTTATTAGCCGAATCTAAAGCAGGTATTCTTGTCGTGTCA encodes:
- a CDS encoding OmpH family outer membrane protein — encoded protein: MKNVVKVTALSLGLALASGFAAADENIAFINAGYLFQNHPDRQAVADKLDAEFKPMADKLAASKKEIDDKIVASRKKVEAKVAALQKDAPRLRQAEIQKRQEEITKFGSDEEAALNKLMEEQDKKVAEFQELNEKRQTEERGKLLESIQVATNNLAKTKGYTYVLDANSVVFAVDGKDITEEVLKSIPATEKAAPAKTEEKK